The Coffea arabica cultivar ET-39 chromosome 8e, Coffea Arabica ET-39 HiFi, whole genome shotgun sequence genome window below encodes:
- the LOC140012733 gene encoding uncharacterized protein, with protein sequence MRISRSGPSITHLFFADDSLIFCKAGKRQAEEVSRILKIYEQGSGQLINMEKSSVFFSKNVEPKDQGEICSCLEHIKVVKQGKYLGLPMVITRTKDQLFGFIREKCKKTIFNWSNKRLSQAGKEVLLKAVTMAMPTYAMSCFKLPVKLCKEINAMIAGFWWGMTMGERECIGVHGKRCQLQRTRED encoded by the coding sequence ATGAGGATCAGTAGGAGTGGCCCGTCAATAACGCACCTCTTCTTCGCAGATGACTCGTTAATCTTTTGCAAAGCAGGCAAGAGACAAGCTGAAGAAGTTAGCAGAATTTTGAAGATTTATGAACAAGGGTCTGGACAGCTGATCAACATGGAAAAATCGTCTGTGTTCTTTAGCAAAAATGTGGAACCAAAAGATCAAGGAGAAATCTGCAGCTGCTTGGAACACATAAAGGTGGTGAAGCAAGGGAAGTATTTGGGGCTGCCTATGGTCATCACTAGAACCAAAGACCAGCTCTTTGGTTTCAttagagaaaaatgcaaaaaaacgATCTTTAACTGGTCCAACAAACGCTTAAGTCAAGCTGGGAAGGAGGTGTTGCTCAAAGCAGTAACCATGGCAATGCCAACTTACGCAATGTCCTGTTTTAAGCTTCCAGTAAAGTTATGCAAAGAAATCAATGCCATGATAGCAGGATTCTGGTGGGGGATGACAATGGGAGAACGAGAATGCATTGGTGTTCATGGAAAAAGATGTCAACTACAAAGAACAAGGGAGGACTAG